The Neospora caninum Liverpool complete genome, chromosome X genome includes a region encoding these proteins:
- a CDS encoding H/ACA ribonucleoprotein complex subunit 2-like protein, related, which produces MSAENDGDVSSKAYPLASLEVTNQILDIVQQACSYKQLRKGANEATKTLNRGTAEIVILAADAEPLEILLHLPLLCEDKNVPYVFVRSKVALGRACGVSRPVISCSITNKEGSALNPQIAELKNIIEMMLI; this is translated from the exons ATGTCGGCAGAGAACGACGGCGACGTGAGCTCGAAAGCGTAtccgctcgcctcgctcgagGTGACAAACCAGATTTTGGATATCGTGCAGCAGGCCTGCAGCTACAAGCAGCTTAGGAAGGGTGCTAATGAAG CAACCAAGACTCTGAACAGAGGAACCGCTGAGATCGTCATCCTTGCGGCAGATGCGGAGCCTCTGGAAATTCTGCTGCACCTTCCGCTGCTCTGTGAAGACAAG AACGTTCCGTATGTCTTTGTCAGGAGCAAAGTTGCTCTCGGGCGCGCATGCGGGGTGTCTCGCCCTGTCATTTCGTGCTCAATCACCAACAAAGAAGGTTCCGCTCTGAATCCGCAGATTGCAGAGCTCAAGAACATCATTGAAATGATGCTGATCTAA